The proteins below come from a single Staphylococcus sp. MI 10-1553 genomic window:
- a CDS encoding DUF2529 family protein, translating to MSKMLTTQLTGVFNRLDEQELDIQMAAQSLIQAMGGEGHVYVKGYGDLKCFEPYILTSFEKLHSSLLLDDCPSFDALDTTDRVLLFGAEYSEEMARDLAQLIADDRDIVVITNKPKSVELPDHLMHFINLSTPRPLVYTEDYDKVVQPHLMALNYVYYEIYTQMVEMMRDLDLE from the coding sequence ATGTCAAAAATGCTCACAACACAATTAACAGGTGTATTTAATCGACTCGATGAACAAGAGTTGGATATTCAAATGGCTGCACAAAGTTTGATTCAAGCAATGGGTGGCGAAGGTCATGTTTACGTTAAAGGTTACGGGGATTTAAAATGTTTTGAACCGTACATCTTAACGAGTTTTGAGAAATTGCATTCAAGTTTGCTATTAGACGATTGTCCGTCGTTTGACGCGTTAGATACGACAGATAGAGTGTTATTGTTCGGCGCAGAGTATAGCGAGGAAATGGCACGTGATTTGGCACAGTTAATAGCGGATGATCGTGATATTGTCGTCATCACAAATAAACCGAAATCCGTTGAGTTGCCGGATCATTTAATGCATTTTATTAATTTGTCGACACCGAGACCGCTTGTTTACACAGAAGATTATGATAAAGTCGTGCAACCGCATCTCATGGCGTTGAATTATGTGTATTATGAAATTTATACACAAATGGTCGAAATGATGCGTGATTTAGATTTGGAATAG